Proteins from a genomic interval of Arachis hypogaea cultivar Tifrunner chromosome 10, arahy.Tifrunner.gnm2.J5K5, whole genome shotgun sequence:
- the LOC112715021 gene encoding small ribosomal subunit biogenesis GTPase RsgA 1, mitochondrial, producing the protein MSLASFSILRHHHRTVVSPASSLPTLNTILHRCFRCLPFGAAAATARHHRNPNQQRQQQPPSKNLLKAKQTFKKFSSSLAPVLSLEDSPPLSDSQAVGIVAASQANFMRVIVQEQEPSRTKLPEASSSSSAGLELLCVVRELLKKIKRRVMVGDKVLVGSIDWVDRRGMIENVFQRDNEILDPPVANVDHLLVLFSLDQPKVEPFMLTRFLVEAESTGIPLTLALNKIELVDGEAVSSWKSRLRSWGYEPIFCSVESGHGLDLLAFKLRDQTTVIVGPSGVGKSSLINALRSNPRVCDAEEGENWFEPILGSKWFEEQRVGEVSTRSGRGKHTTRHVSLLPLSGGGYLADTPGFNQPSLLKVTKQSLAQTFPEIRKMVSANEPAKCSFNNCLHLGEPGCIVKGDWERYSYYFQLLDEIRIREEFQLRTFGTKREGDVRFKMGDMGVQQAEPRLEPKKHRRVSRKRINQSILDELDELDDNGDDTSIDEENDPILRAMKNENS; encoded by the exons ATGTCGCTTGCATCGTTCTCGATCCTCCGCCACCACCACCGCACGGTGGTGTCTCCCGCCTCATCACTCCCAACTCTCAACACCATCCTCCACCGTTGCTTCCGGTGCCTCCCGTTCGGCGCGGCGGCGGCCACCGCCAGACACCACCGAAACCCTAACCAGCAACGGCAACAGCAACCCCCAAGCAAGAACCTCCTGAAAGCAAAGCAAACCTTCAAAAAGTTCTCCTCCTCCTTGGCTCCCGTCCTCTCCCTCGAGGATTCGCCTCCCTTGTCCGACTCTCAAGCCGTCGGCATCGTCGCAGCCTCCCAGGCCAACTTCATGCGCGTCATCGTCCAAGAACAAGAACCTTCCAGAACGAAACTTCCAgaagcctcttcttcttcttcggctGGCTTGGAGCTACTGTGCGTGGTGAGGGAGCTGCTGAAGAAGATAAAGCGGAGAGTGATGGTTGGTGACAAGGTTCTAGTAGGTTCCATTGACTGGGTTGATCGAAGGGGCATGATCGAGAATGTGTTCCAGAGGGATAACGAGATTCTTGACCCTCCCGTCGCCAATGTTGATCACCTGCTTGTGCTTTTTTCGCTTGACCAACCCAAGGTTGAGCCGTTTATGCTCACAAGGTTCCTTGTTGAGGCCGAGTCCACTGGTATTCCTCTCACCCTTGCGCTCAATAAGATTGAGCTTGTGGATGGAGAG GCTGTAAGTTCGTGGAAGTCTAGGTTGCGCAGCTGGGGCTATGAGCCTATTTTCTGCAGCGTGGAGTCTGGACATGGACTTGATCTACTTGCATTCAAATTGAGAGACCAAACAACCGTGATCGTAGGTCCTAGTGGAGTTGGGAAGTCTAGTTTGATCAATGCCCTCAGAAGCAATCCCCGTGTTTGTGATGCTGAAGAAGGGGAGAATTGGTTCGAACCC ATTTTAGGTAGCAAGTGGTTTGAAGAACAGAGAGTTGGGGAGGTTTCAACAAGAAGTGGCAGAGGGAAGCATACTACTCGCCATGTCTCTTTGCTTCCATTGTCTGGAGGGGGTTATCTTGCCGACACACCTGGATTTAACCAGCCTAGTTTATTGAAAGTGACAAAGCAGTCTCTTGCACAGACTTTTCCCGAA ATCAGGAAAATGGTTAGTGCCAATGAGCCTGCAAAATGCTCATTTAATAATTGTCTACATCTGGGTGAACCTGGGTGCATTGTGAAGGGCGATTGGGAAAGATATTCATACTATTTTCAACTGCTTGATGAGATCAGAATCAGAGAGGAGTTCCAGCTAAGGACATTTGGAACTAAAAGAGAAGGTGATGTAAG GTTCAAAATGGGAGATATGGGTGTTCAGCAGGCAGAACCACGGTTGGAACCAAAGAAGCATAGGAGAGTGTCTCGGAAGAGGATTAACCAGTCGATTTTAGATGAATTAGATGAACTGGACGACAACGGCGACGACACTTCAATTGATGAGGAGAATGATCCCATTTTAAGGGCTATGAAGAATGAAAACTCTTAG
- the LOC112715020 gene encoding large ribosomal subunit protein uL22y yields the protein MVKYSREPENPTKSCKARGSDLRVHFKNTRETAFAIRKLPLVKAKRYLEDVLAHKQAIPFRRFCGGVGRTAQAKNRHSNGQGRWPVKSAKFILDLLKNAESNAEVKGLDVDALYISHIQVNQAQKQRRRTYRAHGRINPYMSSPCHIELILSEKEEPVKKEPETQLATSKKKSQAIRSGASS from the exons ATG GTGAAGTACTCCAGAGAACCCGAAAATCCCACTAAGT CTTGCAAGGCTAGAGGCTCTGATCTTAGGGTTCATTTCAAG AATACAAGGGAGACTGCCTTTGCAATCAGGAAGCTGCCCCTTGTTAAGGCAAAGAGGTACCTGGAGGATGTTCTGGCCCACAAACAGGCTATTCCATTCCGACGCTTCTGCGGTGGTGTTGGGAGGACTGCCCAGGCCAAGAACAGACATTCCAATGGACAAGGACGCTGGCCCGTGAAATCAGCTAAATTCATTCTTGATTTGCTCAAGAATGCTGAGAGCAATGCTGAG GTGAAAGGTTTGGATGTGGATGCTCTTTACATTTCTCATATCCAGGTTAATCAAGCACAGAAACAAAGGCGCCGCACCTACCGAGCTCACGGAAGAATCAATC CTTACATGTCATCACCATGCCACATAGAGTTGATTTTATCTGAGAAGGAAGAGCCTGTCAAGAAAGAG CCGGAGACCCAGCTGGCAACAAGCAAAAAGAAGTCTCAAGCTATTCGTAGTGGTGCTTCATCCTAA